One part of the Arachidicoccus terrestris genome encodes these proteins:
- a CDS encoding RagB/SusD family nutrient uptake outer membrane protein, giving the protein MKKIFKNLLILTALVSLLNGCTKFLDEKPQTEIGSTVFWKSEDDIKAGIAAMYDGIQSIFDNNYTLYGDARTDEVRVGQYGNISYAMNGLTAGITGSNWTNFYVTIQRANLGIKYIPLVKEKYQSGIAQEAINHYLAQCYTTRALCYFWLIRLWGDVPVWTEPYEDINMSPDKARTPRDIIVDTLIQKDLERAATLSNPSLNNVFEANIGATYALAMDVAMWKKDYPAAVDWYNKLLALDTYSLEPTATWKNLFIAPASTKGAIWSVFWDWTVDGGADASTLIGAGNTNSDFEVEDSVWNYWTTMPADIRGPQTIDFNNDWHDKILKFYAPNLDAKGNQLYPNGAEANILFPIYRWADVVLLRAEAANKLNDPVTALDLLNQVRTRAGVEIYRADSLNNQAIMEDAILSERKLEFFMEAKRWFDLLRTDKVIEVMDPILKQRQAETASPEVGWGDPRTILWPIDGNVLNANTKLEQNPPY; this is encoded by the coding sequence ATGAAGAAGATATTCAAGAATCTATTGATTTTAACGGCACTGGTAAGTCTGTTGAACGGATGTACGAAATTTCTGGATGAGAAGCCGCAGACGGAAATAGGATCTACCGTTTTCTGGAAGTCAGAAGATGATATCAAAGCGGGTATTGCCGCAATGTATGATGGCATACAATCCATATTTGACAATAACTATACACTCTACGGTGACGCACGTACGGATGAGGTGCGGGTAGGGCAGTATGGTAATATTTCTTATGCCATGAATGGGCTTACTGCAGGGATTACCGGGTCAAACTGGACCAATTTCTATGTTACGATCCAGCGGGCAAATCTCGGGATAAAATATATCCCTCTTGTAAAAGAAAAATATCAGTCCGGAATAGCCCAGGAGGCCATTAATCACTATCTGGCACAATGTTATACCACACGGGCACTTTGCTATTTTTGGCTGATCCGACTCTGGGGCGATGTACCTGTCTGGACCGAGCCCTATGAAGACATTAACATGAGTCCCGATAAAGCCAGGACACCACGCGACATCATTGTTGATACATTGATCCAAAAAGATTTAGAGCGGGCGGCAACCTTATCCAATCCCTCCCTAAATAATGTATTTGAAGCGAATATTGGCGCTACCTATGCGTTGGCAATGGATGTCGCTATGTGGAAAAAAGACTATCCGGCAGCCGTTGACTGGTATAATAAGCTTCTGGCACTGGATACCTATAGCCTGGAACCGACCGCGACCTGGAAGAACCTGTTTATTGCGCCCGCTTCCACAAAAGGAGCTATCTGGAGTGTCTTCTGGGACTGGACAGTGGATGGAGGAGCAGATGCCTCCACACTGATTGGGGCCGGGAATACAAACAGTGATTTTGAAGTGGAAGACTCTGTGTGGAATTACTGGACGACTATGCCGGCAGATATACGTGGTCCGCAGACCATCGATTTTAATAACGACTGGCATGATAAGATATTAAAGTTTTATGCGCCTAATCTGGACGCTAAAGGAAATCAACTTTATCCAAACGGTGCCGAAGCTAATATTCTGTTTCCGATATACCGGTGGGCAGATGTTGTCTTACTGAGAGCAGAAGCTGCCAATAAACTAAATGATCCGGTTACTGCTTTAGATCTTTTAAACCAAGTCCGTACCCGGGCTGGCGTGGAAATATACCGTGCTGATTCATTGAACAATCAAGCGATAATGGAAGATGCGATACTATCTGAAAGGAAGCTGGAATTCTTTATGGAAGCTAAAAGGTGGTTTGATTTACTAAGAACCGATAAGGTGATAGAGGTGATGGATCCGATATTAAAACAGCGTCAGGCAGAAACGGCTTCGCCTGAAGTGGGATGGGGAGATCCGAGAACCATTCTGTGGCCAATCGACGGCAATGTATTAAATGCCAATACAAAACTGGAACAGAATCCGCCGTATTAA
- a CDS encoding glycoside hydrolase family 95 protein has product MIRHLLFVLFVSASIAMSAQSVPSSGNLKLWYRAPASIWEEALPLGNGKTGAMVFGGVGTERFQLNDNTLWSGAPDPGNTPGGPAILQHVRKLIFAGKYDSATTVWKKMQGPYSARYLPMADLWLKLTATDTASSDYYRDLNLTDAIATVNYTMDGVKYTREAFISYPDKVMAVRITADKKNAIDLAVSLTSKLKYRVSASGNNGLRLEGKAPKYVANRAYEKKQVVYDDWNGEGTNFEVLVKVMAEGGSVKGGKDNINVSKANTVTIYLTNATSFNGFDKSPGKDGKDPHAEATANMQRAESKSFDNLRSDHISDYQHLFDRVSFKIDNKSENATLPTDQRLKAFTGDPRDYGLQTLYYQFGRYLMIAASRPGSRPTNLQGIWNDHVQPPWGSNYTTNINTEMNYWLAENTNLSECHQPLFDFMKELAVNGAVTARVNYGITEGWVVHHNSDIWAKTSPPGGQGWVDPGAHPRWSCWPMAGGWFSTHLWEHYLYTGDKAFLKGTAYPLMKGAAQFLLHWLVKDPATGYWVTNPSTSPENTMKVNGKEYEVGMASTMDMSIIRELFTDVIKAANTLHVDADFTDTLISVKEKLYPFHIGQYGQLQEWFKDWDRPDDHHRHLSHLFGLYPGSQITLSRTPELAAAAKKSLIFRGDVSTGWSMAWKVNWWARLHDGDHAYSILSDAFNYINPREKRETMGGGGTYPNLFDAHPPFQIDGNFGTTAGMTEMLLQSHEGYLFLLPALPSVWKKGRIKGLRARGDFEVSISWEDNRLSKAVIYAEKGGMCRLHTLQPVKVLEVASKQASGVLNNLLLAPYGLTPYDNNTEKELVKVNETIGYTIDFKTEKGGRYTIVPL; this is encoded by the coding sequence ATGATTAGACATTTATTGTTTGTATTATTCGTGTCGGCAAGTATTGCGATGTCCGCTCAGTCTGTACCGTCTTCCGGGAATTTGAAGCTCTGGTATAGAGCTCCGGCTTCCATATGGGAAGAGGCATTGCCCTTGGGGAACGGGAAAACGGGCGCTATGGTATTTGGAGGTGTAGGTACGGAACGTTTTCAGCTCAATGACAATACGCTTTGGTCGGGTGCACCTGATCCGGGTAATACCCCGGGCGGTCCTGCTATATTGCAGCATGTCCGTAAGCTCATTTTTGCGGGGAAGTATGACAGTGCCACTACTGTGTGGAAGAAGATGCAGGGCCCTTATTCTGCAAGATACCTGCCAATGGCTGATCTGTGGCTGAAATTGACAGCAACAGATACGGCCAGCTCAGATTATTATCGCGACCTGAATCTTACCGATGCTATTGCGACGGTAAATTATACAATGGACGGCGTAAAGTATACGCGCGAGGCATTTATCAGTTATCCGGATAAGGTGATGGCCGTGCGGATTACCGCGGACAAAAAGAATGCCATTGACCTGGCTGTCTCGCTTACGAGTAAACTAAAATACCGCGTTTCTGCCAGTGGAAATAACGGGTTGCGTTTGGAAGGAAAGGCACCCAAGTATGTGGCCAACAGGGCCTATGAAAAAAAACAGGTGGTTTATGATGACTGGAATGGAGAGGGGACTAATTTTGAAGTACTGGTTAAGGTGATGGCTGAAGGCGGTTCAGTAAAGGGTGGCAAGGATAATATCAATGTTTCCAAAGCCAACACCGTTACGATCTATCTGACCAATGCCACTAGTTTTAATGGGTTCGATAAGTCGCCGGGTAAAGATGGAAAGGATCCGCATGCAGAGGCAACAGCAAATATGCAACGGGCGGAAAGCAAGTCCTTTGATAACCTCCGTAGCGATCACATAAGTGATTATCAGCATTTATTTGACAGGGTTTCTTTTAAAATCGATAATAAGTCAGAGAATGCCACTTTGCCGACTGACCAACGATTGAAAGCGTTTACGGGAGACCCCCGTGATTATGGATTGCAAACTTTATATTATCAGTTTGGCCGTTATTTAATGATTGCGGCATCCCGGCCAGGTTCGCGGCCGACAAACCTGCAAGGTATATGGAATGATCATGTTCAACCACCGTGGGGCAGCAACTATACGACCAATATCAATACTGAAATGAATTACTGGTTGGCGGAGAACACAAATCTTTCTGAATGCCATCAGCCGTTATTTGATTTTATGAAAGAGCTGGCTGTCAACGGGGCGGTTACGGCCCGGGTAAATTATGGCATTACGGAAGGATGGGTGGTGCATCATAATTCAGATATCTGGGCCAAAACCTCGCCGCCCGGAGGGCAGGGCTGGGTGGATCCAGGTGCCCATCCCAGATGGAGTTGCTGGCCAATGGCCGGTGGCTGGTTCAGTACCCACCTATGGGAGCATTATTTATATACAGGGGATAAAGCCTTTTTAAAAGGAACCGCTTATCCTTTGATGAAAGGGGCCGCCCAGTTTTTATTACATTGGCTGGTAAAGGATCCTGCTACCGGTTATTGGGTGACCAATCCTTCGACTTCTCCCGAAAATACAATGAAAGTAAACGGCAAAGAGTATGAAGTGGGGATGGCAAGCACCATGGATATGTCCATTATCCGGGAACTGTTTACCGACGTAATAAAAGCCGCGAATACCCTACATGTAGATGCAGATTTTACTGATACACTTATCTCAGTAAAAGAGAAGTTGTATCCATTTCATATTGGACAATACGGACAACTGCAGGAGTGGTTCAAAGACTGGGACAGGCCGGATGATCATCATCGCCATCTTTCCCATCTGTTTGGCTTATATCCCGGCAGCCAGATCACACTCAGCAGAACGCCGGAACTTGCTGCGGCGGCTAAGAAGTCTCTGATCTTCCGCGGCGATGTAAGCACTGGTTGGAGCATGGCCTGGAAAGTGAATTGGTGGGCGCGCCTCCATGATGGTGATCATGCTTACAGCATTTTAAGTGATGCCTTTAATTATATCAATCCACGTGAGAAGCGGGAAACAATGGGAGGTGGAGGCACTTATCCGAATCTTTTTGATGCCCATCCGCCCTTTCAGATCGACGGGAACTTCGGAACCACCGCGGGTATGACCGAGATGCTGTTACAAAGTCATGAAGGTTACCTGTTTTTGTTGCCTGCCCTGCCTTCCGTATGGAAGAAAGGACGCATTAAGGGCCTAAGAGCGAGGGGAGATTTTGAAGTGTCCATTAGCTGGGAAGATAACAGGCTAAGTAAAGCGGTTATCTATGCCGAGAAGGGAGGGATGTGCCGTTTGCATACCTTGCAGCCGGTCAAAGTCCTTGAGGTGGCTTCAAAACAAGCTTCAGGTGTTTTGAACAACCTGCTACTAGCGCCTTATGGACTGACGCCATATGACAACAATACAGAAAAAGAATTGGTGAAAGTCAACGAGACAATTGGCTACACAATTGACTTCAAAACTGAAAAGGGTGGGCGATATACAATCGTGCCATTATAA
- a CDS encoding AGE family epimerase/isomerase gives MKNKIYAVVVALLLSGIAQAQKLNIKNTFKDAERQTDVMLAEISKVKNDSEALVSPRTVEKGRLRLVRSSDWTSGFFPGELWRLYAYSKNIKWRRLAEKFTANIEKEQFNGRTHDMGFKVYCSVGNGYLLTKNDHYRQVLIQSAKTLSTRFNKTAGVIRSWDHNKDKWAYPVIIDNMLNLELLFEAAKLTGDSTYYNMAVSHANKTMENHFRKDYSSYHVVDYDSNTGKVLKKTTHQGYSDESAWARGQAWGLYGYTMCYRETKDPKYLQQAQHIAGFIFNHPNLPEDLIPYWDFNAPGIPNEPRDVSAAAVMASALLELSSYSTNGQYYKSLAGKILSNLTKAYRAAVGKNYGFILLHSTGSKPSDSEVDVPLAYADYYYLEALLRVQRLSEGKKLF, from the coding sequence ATGAAAAACAAAATATATGCAGTTGTTGTTGCCTTATTATTGTCAGGCATAGCCCAGGCTCAGAAGTTGAACATTAAGAACACGTTCAAAGATGCCGAACGACAGACTGACGTCATGTTGGCTGAGATTTCGAAAGTTAAAAATGATTCAGAGGCGTTAGTCTCTCCCAGAACAGTTGAAAAAGGACGGTTGCGTCTTGTAAGGTCCAGCGACTGGACCTCCGGTTTTTTCCCGGGAGAGCTATGGCGTCTATATGCTTATTCCAAGAATATAAAATGGCGCCGGCTTGCGGAAAAGTTTACAGCAAATATTGAGAAAGAACAGTTTAATGGCCGCACCCATGACATGGGGTTCAAAGTGTATTGCAGTGTAGGTAATGGCTACCTGCTTACAAAGAATGATCATTATAGGCAGGTACTGATCCAATCTGCGAAGACACTCAGTACTCGGTTCAATAAAACGGCCGGCGTTATCCGCTCCTGGGACCATAATAAAGACAAGTGGGCGTATCCTGTCATCATTGATAATATGCTTAATCTGGAATTATTGTTTGAAGCCGCCAAACTTACAGGAGATTCCACTTATTACAATATGGCGGTCAGCCATGCCAATAAGACCATGGAAAACCATTTTCGAAAAGATTACAGCTCCTATCATGTAGTGGATTATGATTCCAATACCGGAAAAGTGCTGAAAAAGACAACACACCAGGGATATTCTGATGAGTCCGCCTGGGCACGGGGTCAGGCCTGGGGCCTATACGGTTACACAATGTGTTACAGGGAGACGAAGGATCCGAAGTATTTACAACAGGCACAGCATATTGCCGGATTTATTTTCAATCATCCGAACCTGCCGGAGGACTTAATTCCTTACTGGGATTTTAACGCGCCTGGCATTCCGAATGAACCAAGGGATGTCTCTGCCGCCGCCGTTATGGCTTCGGCTTTACTGGAACTGAGCAGCTACAGTACAAACGGACAGTATTATAAGAGCCTGGCCGGGAAGATTTTATCTAACCTGACAAAGGCATACCGGGCCGCTGTCGGCAAAAACTATGGTTTTATCCTTTTGCATAGCACGGGTTCTAAGCCTTCTGATAGCGAAGTGGATGTCCCGTTGGCATATGCGGATTATTATTATCTGGAGGCCTTGCTAAGAGTACAGAGATTATCTGAGGGCAAAAAGCTCTTCTGA
- a CDS encoding alpha-L-fucosidase: protein MRKVAVVILCLSSFLSAVAQVKGDEDKDMFNKVGDQRDAKAVTAALNGWWTASMKNHDRRIQWWRDARFGMFVHWGIYSLAGGEWKGKEVGGYAEHLMRKEKISRKEYLELASRFNPVKFDADQWIAAAKNAGMRYFVITAKHHDGFAMYPSKVSDFNISAKTPYKKDPMAALRAACKKQGLKFGFYYSHAFDWEHPDAPGNDWEYKNPGGDLQLYGGRDWYNLHPDLLRKVQKYVNGKAIPQILELIQKYHPDILWFDTPHKLPLSENLRILQAIRKVDSTVVINGRLVRSSGHNFGDYKNTADRPAEFYPVAGDWEAIPTTNESYGYSKFDHSHKPAGHFIRLLASAAAKGGNLLMNIGPMGTGEMASEDLTILSGIGRWMQNNGESIYGTTATPLPLQSWGVSTYKPGKLYLHVFNYPTDGKLYVGGLVSTCKRAYLLTDKGRRLSVSRSGKLDLTIGLPDKAPDTVNTVVVLELATPEKFDSIRFLAPNVSMTRMLAYDALLVGKGFGFGDGKRDRYYVNGWSSAFQTLSWKFRNDQKLAFRVVLKRIRNTETGGTCNVLVDGKLLTTIRTEPSRKGDLIENMELGDITLEAGEHQILIQPTQITERELMRPLELQLIKK from the coding sequence ATGAGAAAAGTAGCGGTAGTCATTTTATGCCTTAGCTCATTTTTATCGGCAGTAGCGCAGGTAAAGGGCGATGAAGATAAGGATATGTTTAATAAAGTAGGCGACCAGCGCGATGCCAAAGCGGTGACTGCTGCGTTAAATGGCTGGTGGACGGCTTCGATGAAAAATCATGACCGGCGCATTCAGTGGTGGCGGGATGCCAGGTTCGGCATGTTTGTGCACTGGGGTATTTATTCCCTGGCCGGTGGAGAGTGGAAGGGTAAGGAGGTGGGCGGATATGCAGAACACCTGATGCGCAAGGAGAAAATTTCGCGAAAAGAATATTTAGAACTGGCCAGCAGGTTTAATCCTGTGAAATTCGATGCTGACCAGTGGATTGCTGCAGCCAAAAATGCCGGTATGCGCTATTTTGTTATAACGGCTAAGCATCATGACGGTTTTGCGATGTACCCCTCAAAGGTTTCTGACTTTAATATTAGTGCAAAGACGCCTTATAAAAAGGACCCGATGGCGGCTCTGAGAGCCGCCTGTAAAAAGCAGGGCCTTAAGTTTGGCTTTTATTACTCCCATGCCTTTGACTGGGAACATCCTGATGCGCCTGGCAATGACTGGGAGTACAAAAATCCCGGCGGGGATCTGCAGTTATATGGCGGTCGTGATTGGTATAATCTGCATCCGGACTTATTACGGAAGGTGCAGAAGTATGTCAACGGGAAAGCGATACCTCAGATATTGGAGTTGATTCAAAAATATCATCCCGATATTTTGTGGTTTGATACACCGCATAAACTGCCTTTGTCTGAAAATCTCCGCATTTTACAGGCAATCCGTAAAGTGGATTCGACTGTCGTTATAAACGGCCGGCTGGTAAGGAGCTCAGGGCATAATTTTGGTGATTATAAGAATACCGCCGACAGGCCGGCGGAGTTTTACCCGGTTGCCGGTGATTGGGAAGCGATTCCCACAACTAACGAAAGCTATGGCTACAGTAAATTTGATCATTCACATAAACCTGCCGGTCATTTTATTCGTTTACTGGCCAGCGCGGCGGCAAAGGGGGGCAATTTATTGATGAATATAGGGCCGATGGGTACCGGTGAAATGGCATCCGAGGATTTGACGATCCTGAGCGGGATCGGGCGGTGGATGCAAAACAATGGCGAAAGCATATACGGTACGACAGCAACTCCATTGCCGCTGCAAAGCTGGGGGGTCAGTACTTATAAACCGGGAAAATTATATCTGCATGTATTCAATTATCCGACTGATGGAAAATTGTATGTTGGCGGTTTAGTATCGACTTGCAAAAGGGCTTATCTTTTAACGGATAAAGGCCGGCGACTTAGCGTCAGCCGTTCTGGTAAACTGGATCTTACTATCGGCTTACCGGACAAAGCACCGGATACAGTAAACACTGTAGTGGTTCTCGAGTTGGCCACACCTGAAAAATTTGATTCGATACGTTTTCTGGCCCCTAATGTTTCAATGACCAGAATGCTGGCTTATGATGCATTGTTAGTCGGTAAAGGTTTTGGTTTTGGTGATGGGAAAAGAGATCGTTATTATGTGAATGGCTGGAGCTCCGCCTTTCAGACGCTCAGCTGGAAGTTTAGAAATGATCAGAAGCTGGCATTTCGTGTGGTGCTTAAGCGAATCAGAAATACGGAGACTGGAGGAACTTGTAACGTTCTGGTAGATGGGAAGTTACTGACAACGATTCGGACTGAACCTTCCAGAAAAGGAGATTTGATTGAAAATATGGAACTCGGCGACATCACATTAGAAGCAGGTGAACATCAGATATTGATACAGCCGACCCAGATTACGGAGCGGGAATTGATGCGCCCTCTGGAACTACAATTGATCAAAAAATAA
- a CDS encoding glycoside hydrolase family 31 protein, translating into MIYKNILVVFLFALTGSTVAAQQLSWQQVAPGIWKGVAGSPEQYDLLKAAGARPAIAALHKMGEVSFPLDKQDIQATATDGKTYLRFPLRRSEQLFGLGLHFKTVHQRGKILRLHVDHYGGKDNGRTHAPVPFYVSSAGYGVFINSARYITVYAGSAVRKDSKHRPAEKNRNEDKTWSSRPYSDALEVLVPATGTEVYIFAGPTALDAIRRYNLFNGGGALPPRWGLGFTQRVKSLFTAGEVKAEVDSFRLKGYPLDFVGLEPGWQSRAYPGTFEWDSRRYPDPAGFVREMLDKNIRLNLWINPYVSKSASFYKEIAPYTGTHTVWLGEVPDFTIPEARKIFFGQLKKDQVDIGVSGYKIDEVDGYDYYLWPDVARFPGGLTGEQMRQTYGVLAMRYSLDLFRKRNERTYGLVRASNAGANRFPYVIYNDYYNHEDFITALINSGYIGVLWTPEVRASKTSEEWIRRFQTVIFSPMAMINAWSSGTKPWSYKDVAAPIKKLALLRMRMMPYWYSEFAKYHYEGTPVFRGMSLEPGFENSTHASVKNNLEDNPYLEAVSKEVKDQYMAGQYLLVAPLFAGQQSRKVILPKGKWYDFYTGKYVGDGEIISVAPGLDKIPVYVKNGGIIPMMPSMLHAPEKGQQVDLEVRVYGDMPATYRLYDDDGETMDYEKGAFDWRKVTVTKDAKGRLTGSVEEPHNKAVQTYRKITFRFMTAEK; encoded by the coding sequence ATGATTTATAAAAATATACTGGTTGTTTTTCTATTTGCTTTAACTGGCAGCACCGTGGCCGCACAGCAACTTAGCTGGCAGCAGGTGGCGCCCGGCATATGGAAAGGAGTCGCCGGTTCTCCGGAGCAGTATGATTTATTGAAGGCGGCCGGTGCCCGTCCCGCTATTGCAGCCTTACATAAAATGGGGGAAGTGTCCTTCCCGCTCGACAAACAGGATATTCAAGCGACTGCCACCGACGGAAAAACCTATCTGCGATTTCCGCTCAGGCGGTCGGAGCAGTTGTTTGGCCTCGGCCTGCATTTTAAAACAGTGCATCAGCGAGGCAAAATATTAAGACTGCATGTAGATCACTACGGCGGCAAAGACAATGGGCGAACACATGCACCGGTCCCTTTTTATGTATCCAGCGCAGGGTATGGTGTATTTATTAATTCAGCGAGATATATTACCGTTTATGCCGGCTCTGCTGTAAGAAAAGACAGTAAGCACCGGCCTGCAGAGAAGAATCGTAATGAAGATAAGACCTGGAGTTCACGCCCTTATTCAGATGCTCTTGAAGTACTGGTTCCCGCGACGGGAACGGAGGTCTATATATTCGCCGGGCCGACAGCTCTGGATGCAATAAGGCGCTACAATCTGTTCAATGGTGGTGGTGCATTGCCGCCCAGGTGGGGATTGGGCTTTACACAACGGGTTAAATCACTATTTACTGCAGGTGAAGTGAAAGCAGAGGTAGATTCTTTCCGTTTAAAGGGATATCCGCTGGACTTTGTCGGGCTGGAACCTGGATGGCAAAGCCGGGCCTATCCGGGAACATTTGAGTGGGACAGCAGGCGCTATCCCGATCCGGCGGGTTTTGTCCGGGAGATGCTGGATAAGAATATACGCCTCAATCTGTGGATCAATCCTTATGTTTCCAAATCGGCCTCTTTTTATAAGGAGATTGCGCCTTATACGGGGACGCACACAGTATGGCTGGGTGAGGTGCCGGATTTTACTATTCCGGAGGCGCGTAAGATTTTCTTTGGGCAATTGAAGAAAGATCAGGTAGATATTGGTGTCAGCGGTTATAAGATTGATGAAGTGGACGGATATGATTATTATCTCTGGCCGGACGTGGCCCGGTTTCCCGGCGGGCTGACCGGTGAACAAATGCGGCAGACCTATGGCGTACTGGCCATGCGTTATAGTCTCGACTTATTCAGAAAGAGAAATGAACGCACTTATGGTTTGGTGCGCGCTTCAAATGCGGGAGCTAACCGTTTCCCTTATGTTATTTACAATGATTATTATAACCACGAGGATTTTATTACCGCACTGATCAACAGCGGTTATATTGGAGTATTATGGACCCCTGAAGTACGGGCGTCCAAGACTTCAGAGGAGTGGATACGCCGCTTTCAAACCGTTATATTCTCGCCGATGGCTATGATTAATGCCTGGTCCAGCGGTACCAAGCCGTGGTCTTATAAGGATGTTGCAGCACCCATTAAAAAACTGGCATTGTTAAGAATGCGCATGATGCCTTACTGGTATTCAGAATTCGCTAAATATCATTATGAAGGGACGCCTGTTTTTAGAGGCATGAGTCTTGAACCCGGATTTGAAAATAGCACGCATGCCTCTGTAAAGAACAATCTGGAAGACAATCCCTATCTGGAGGCTGTTTCCAAAGAGGTGAAAGATCAATATATGGCCGGGCAGTATCTGTTGGTGGCGCCCCTGTTCGCAGGTCAGCAGTCAAGAAAGGTTATATTGCCGAAAGGGAAGTGGTATGACTTTTACACTGGAAAATATGTGGGAGATGGCGAGATCATCAGCGTTGCGCCGGGGCTGGACAAGATTCCCGTGTATGTAAAAAATGGCGGAATCATTCCTATGATGCCCTCCATGTTGCATGCGCCTGAAAAAGGGCAGCAGGTGGACCTTGAGGTCAGGGTATATGGAGATATGCCAGCTACCTACCGTCTCTATGATGATGACGGGGAGACAATGGATTATGAAAAAGGCGCTTTTGATTGGCGGAAGGTCACTGTTACTAAAGATGCAAAAGGGCGATTGACAGGCTCTGTGGAGGAACCACATAACAAAGCGGTTCAGACCTATCGTAAGATAACCTTTCGTTTTATGACGGCAGAAAAATAA